The following are from one region of the Melitaea cinxia chromosome 7, ilMelCinx1.1, whole genome shotgun sequence genome:
- the LOC123655334 gene encoding ras-related protein Rab-8A, with the protein MALDFSATYKLLVLGDSNVGKTCIVHRYCDERYYDIYISTIGIDFKQKIINLDGVPIKLQIWDTAGQERFRTLTTAYYRGAMGIILMYDITNLESFNHLSYWLRNIQEYASPDVIKVLVGNKCDVHENHRAVPKERGQKIADDFEMPFFEVSCKSNINIEEAFVTLARKIREYRETKADAFELKERDNVIKPSESETDVSKCSC; encoded by the exons atggcTTTAGACTTTTCTGCTACGTATAAGTTATTAGTTCTGGGTGATTCGAATGTTGGAAAAACTTGTATTGTGCACAGATATTGTGATGAAAGATATTACGATATATACATATCTACAATAG GCATAgacttcaaacaaaaaataataaatctggATGGAGTTCCCATCAAACTTCAAATATGGGATACAGCTGGCCAAGAAAGATTTCGAACTTTAACTACAGCTTACTATAGAGGCGCCATGGGAATTATACTCATGTATGATATTACTAATTTGGAATCATTTAACCATTTGTCATACTGGTTAAGAAACATTCAAGAA TATGCTTCTCCAGATGTTATCAAAGTTCTAGTTGGCAATAAATGTGACGTGCACGAAAACCATCGCGCCGTGCCCAAGGAAAGGGGTCAAAAG ATTGCTGATGATTTCGAAATGCCATTCTTCGAAGTATCTTGTAAAAGCAATATTAACATCGAGGAAGCATTTGTGACTTTAGCCAGAAAAATACGAGAGTACCGAGAAACTAAG gCTGACGCATTCGAGCTGAAGGAAAGAGACAACGTGATAAAACCATCTGAATCCGAAACAGACGTGTCAAAATGTAGTTGTTAG
- the LOC123655335 gene encoding uncharacterized protein LOC123655335: MWKELPNLPSYVLQFSKKCSYRILITDFIKIWEASYGEDEFLNCLKESNFGLEINANELIEKGTQMLLSPNDLKTLHVSHKDSLLNVHMIRVYIYPLHLQIKLKEGSAELFFQEVTLKLLKTIKDLRCSEQELREVLKKKEKEIGQYKSLGGKIRYTSLPPYKDEIHMEKHSTYNSNFGDMMIPNSVLERTVNVSRNVLEANTDCKKVIKQEPVSQEIISNEITINRLNEIKQEPIKTEPQSIIPIRSKRKKMLNL, from the exons ATGTGGAAAGAATTACCTAATTTGCCATCATATGTCCtacaattttctaaaaaatgtaGTTATCGTATTCTAATCACCGACTTCATAAAAATATGGGAAGCTTCTTATGGTGAAGACGAGTTTCTTAATTGTCTTAAG GAAAGTAATTTTGGCTTAGAAATAAATGCCAATGAGCTCATCGAAAAGGGAACACAAATGCTTTTAAGTCCAAATGACCTTAAAACTTTGCATGTATCACACAAGGACTCACTTCTGAATGTACATATGATTAGAGTCTATATTTACCCATTACATctacaaataaaactaaaagaaGGGTCCGCGGAGTTG TTTTTCCAAGAAGTTACTCTTAAACTTCTCAAAACTATCAAGGATTTAAGATGCAGCGAACAAGAGTTACGTGAAGtattaaaaaagaaagagaaagaaaTTGGTCAATACAAATCACTCGGAGGCAAAATACGTTACA CTTCTCTGCCACCCTATAAAGATGAGATTCATATGGAAAAGCATTCAACATATAACAGTAATTTTGGTGACATGATGATTCCAAATAGTGTTTTGGAAAGAACAGTAAATGTTTCAAGAAATGtctt GGAAGCAAATACTGATTGTAAGAAAGTTATAAAACAAGAACCAGTTTCCCAAGAAATAATTTCTAATGAAATAACTATAAATCGATTGAACGAAATTAAACAAGAACCTATCAAAACTGAACCACAATCAATAATTCCGATACGAtctaaaaggaaaaaaatgttgaatctttaa